A region of Sesamum indicum cultivar Zhongzhi No. 13 linkage group LG7, S_indicum_v1.0, whole genome shotgun sequence DNA encodes the following proteins:
- the LOC105167079 gene encoding transcription factor DIVARICATA-like, giving the protein MEALCPTSLVQDSSWFIGQGKSTKWTKEENKKFESALAIFDEKTPNRWFKVAAMIPGKSVYDVINQYKELVADVSDIEAGLVPVPGYMASPFTLELSDYRSFDVCRKKGRTCDQERKKGVPWTEDEHRRFLLGLQKYGKGDWRSISRHFVVSKTPTQVASHAQKYYLRQLSGGKDKKRPSIHDITTVDLVSPSDNNRPRPLEKTNELSFQQKLNEALTVFDSSCGDSYAAYPFNVSTQSHPSSCLHIQVPRFRG; this is encoded by the exons ATGGAAGCTTTATGTCCAACTTCACTTGTACAAGATTCAAGCTGGTTCATAGGCCAGGGCAAGAGCACAAAATGGACAAAAGAAGAGAACAAGAAGTTTGAGAGTGCTCTTGCGATTTTCGATGAGAAAACTCCAAACAGATGGTTTAAGGTAGCAGCCATGATCCCAGGAAAGTCCGTTTATgatgtaataaatcagtataAGGAATTAGTGGCAGATGTTAGTGATATCGAGGCAGGTTTGGTTCCTGTTCCCGGATACATGGCTTCTCCATTTACATTGGAGTTGTCAGATTATCGCAGTTTTGATGTGTGTAGGAAGAAGGGCAGGACTTGTGATCAAGAACGGAAAAAGGGCGTGCCTTGGACAGAAGATGAGCATAG GCGTTTTCTTTTGGGACTGCAAAAGTACGGCAAAGGGGATTGGAGAAGTATCTCACGGCACTTTGTTGTATCCAAAACGCCGACTCAAGTAGCAAGCCATGCTCAGAAATACTATCTGAGGCAGCTTTCTGGAGGCAAAGACAAGAAAAGACCGAGCATCCATGACATAACAACAGTCGACCTCGTTTCTCCATCAGACAACAATAGACCTCGTCCTCTTGAGAAGACTAATGAACTTTCCTTTCAGCAGAAGCTCAATGAAGCCTTAACGGTTTTTGACTCGTCTTGTGGTGATTCTTATGCTGCGTATCCCTTCAATGTTTCGACACAAAGTCATCCTAGCTCGTGTCTTCACATCCAAGTGCCAAGATTTCGAGGTTGA
- the LOC105167080 gene encoding laccase-4 codes for MMELRVLVLMLVVAFLYPTCVESRVRNYKFSVVRKNTTALCASKPIIVVNGKFPGPTLYAREDDIVIVRVVNHVKDNVTIHWHGVRQLRTGWSDGPAYITQCPIQTGQSYIYNFTLTGQRGTLLWHAHINWQRATVHGAIVILPKRGVPYPFPKPDKEEIIIFGEWWKSDVEAVINQAMKLGQPPNVSDAHTINGLPGPAPNCSSQGYTLQVETGKTYLLRIVNAAVNEELFFKIAGHQLTIVEVDASYTKPFKTDTIFIGPGQTTNALLTADQKIGNYLIAISPFMDTIVAIDNQTAMGTLRYNGMLAVSSTTLTAMPPQNATPITTKFMDSLRSLNSKEYPANVPQTVDHSLMFAIGVAVNPCATCVNGSRVMADINNVSFVMPTTAILQAHYYNISGVYTDDFPANPPNPYNYTGTPPTSIQTNNGTKVYRLAYNSTVQLVLQGTSIIAPESHPTHLHGFNFYVVGKGLGNYDPKNDPKNFNLVDPVERNTISVPTAGWTAIRFRADNPGVWFMHCHLEVHTTWGLKMAFLVENGKGPNQSILPPPNDLPKC; via the exons ATGATGGAACTTCGTGTTCTTGTTTTGATGCTAGTAGTGGCTTTCTTGTATCCAACATGCGTTGAGTCAAGGGTTCGTAACTACAAATTCAGT GTGGTAAGGAAAAACACGACCGCGCTATGTGCAAGTAAGCCAATAATCGTGGTAAATGGGAAGTTTCCAGGTCCTACTCTCTATGCAAGGGAAGACGATATCGTGATTGTGAGGGTCGTTAACCATGTCAAAGACAACGTTACAATCCACTG GCATGGAGTCAGACAACTCAGGACCGGTTGGTCTGATGGACCAGCATATATCACACAATGCCCGATTCAGACAGGGCAGAGCTATATTTACAACTTTACCCTCACGGGGCAGAGAGGCACACTTCTTTGGCATGCACATATAAACTGGCAACGAGCAACAGTACATGGCGCCATCGTCATTTTACCCAAGCGCGGTGTTCCTTATCCGTTTCCCAAACCGGATAAGGAAGAAATAATCATTTTCG GAGAGTGGTGGAAATCAGATGTGGAAGCAGTGATCAACCAGGCGATGAAATTAGGCCAGCCGCCTAACGTATCTGATGCACACACAATAAATGGACTACCTGGACCTGCTCCAAATTGCTCATCTCAGG GCTACACTCTCCAAGTGGAAACCGGCAAGACATACCTCCTCCGAATAGTCAACGCAGCTGTTAATGAGGAGCTCTTCTTCAAAATAGCAGGGCACCAACTGACGATCGTTGAAGTCGATGCTTCCTACACGAAACCTTTCAAAACGGACACCATATTCATCGGTCCAGGCCAAACAACAAACGCCCTCTTAACAGCAGACCAGAAAATCGGCAACTATCTAATTGCCATTTCCCCTTTTATGGACACAATAGTAGCCATAGACAACCAAACTGCAATGGGCACCTTACGTTACAATGGGATGTTAGCCGTCTCCTCCACCACCCTAACAGCCATGCCCCCACAAAATGCAACCCCGATAACAACCAAATTCATGGACTCTCTAAGAAGCCTTAACTCAAAGGAGTACCCTGCCAACGTGCCACAAACTGTCGATCATTCACTTATGTTTGCAATAGGCGTCGCAGTGAATCCGTGTGCAACATGTGTGAATGGGAGCCGAGTTATGGCTGATATCAACAATGTCAGCTTTGTGATGCCTACTACAGCTATCCTTCAAGCACATTACTACAACATAAGCGGAGTTTACACCGACGATTTCCCTGCAAACCCCCCAAACCCTTACAATTACACCGGCACGCCACCAACAAGTATACAGACAAACAATGGCACAAAGGTATACAGATTGGCTTATAACTCCACAGTTCAGCTTGTGTTGCAGGGCACATCAATTATAGCACCGGAGAGTCATCCGACTCATTTGCATGGCTTCAATTTCTACGTGGTGGGGAAAGGATTGGGAAACTATGATCCCAAGAATGATCCAAAAAACTTCAATCTTGTTGATCCTGTTGAGAGGAACACAATAAGCGTGCCGACTGCTGGATGGACGGCAATAAGATTCAGAGCTGACAATCCAG GGGTATGGTTTATGCATTGCCATTTGGAAGTGCACACAACATGGGGGCTTAAGATGGCATTTTTGGTGGAAAATGGGAAAGGCccaaatcaatcaatattaCCTCCTCCGAATGATCTTCCAAAATGCTGA
- the LOC105167081 gene encoding uncharacterized protein LOC105167081, with translation MEKKEELAMIDVVGTRKWCGSIGGVVDAPIDKVWTMVSKSSRLHEWMPMVEKCIDLSGEEGVPGYTRLVSGFMFPQEDGDRSWIKEKLVHMDPLSHSYIYRMESSNVGLDGSLNSLKLIDYGDGSTLVHWKFDIDPVEGVSEEYTVDYLGYLYKSCINRIEGAVEASCNKCSVAFLKQEVASGSDNADNNIVN, from the exons ATGGAAAAGAAGGAAGAGCTGGCCATG ATAGACGTGGTTGGAACCAGGAAATGGTGTGGATCAATTGGGGGCGTTGTCGATGCACCAATAGACAAAGTGTGGACCATGGTGTCTAAAAGCAGCAGATTACACGAGTGGATGCCGATGGTCGAAAAATGCATTGATTTGTCGGGAGAAGAAGGCGTCCCAGGCTATACCAGGTTAGTCTCAGGTTTCATGTTCCCACAGGAAGACGGTGACAGATCATGGATCAAGGAAAAGCTGGTTCACATGGACCCTTTATCCCACAGTTACATTTATCGAATGGAATCAAGCAACGTAGGGCTCGATGGATCCTTAAATTCGTTAAAGCTCATAGATTACGGTGATGGCTCGACTCTTGTCCACTGGAAATTCGACATAGATCCTGTCGAAGGTGTGTCCGAAGAGTACACAGTGGACTACTTGGGATATCTTTACAAGTCGTGTATTAACAGGATTGAGGGTGCTGTAGAGGCTTCATGTAATAAATGCTCTGTCGCATTCTTGAAGCAAGAAGTTGCTTCTGGTTCAGACAATGCAGACAACAACATTGTTAACTGA
- the LOC105167082 gene encoding sedoheptulose-1,7-bisphosphatase, chloroplastic, which translates to METSLTCCARGAILPTASSQQYSTLASPRSVSPSFSSKSLRGSSIYGDSLRIVPRSSLKVSKAKSSALVTKCEIGDSLEEFLTKSTSDKGLIRLMMCMGEALRTIAFKVRTASCGGTACVNSFGDEQLAVDLLANKLLFEALQYSHFCKYACSEEVPELQDMGGPVEGGFSVAFDPLDGSSIVDTNFTVGTIFGVWPGDKLTGVTGGDQVAAAMGIFGPRTTYVLALKDIPGTHEFLLLDEGKWQHVKDTTTIGEGKMFSPGNLRATSDNTEYAKLIDYYVREKYTLRYTGGMVPDVNQIIVKEKGIFTNVASPSAKAKLRLLFEVAPLGFLIEKAGGYSSDGKQSVLDKVINNLDERTQVAYGSKNEIIRFEEMLYGSSRLKAAQPVGAAA; encoded by the exons ATGGAGACTAGTCTTACATGCTGTGCCCGTGGAGCAATCTTGCCTACTGCTTCTTCACAACAGTACTCCACACTCGCCTCGCCACGTTCTGTTTCTCCATCATTTAGCTCCAAG AGTTTGCGAGGGAGCTCGATATATGGAGACTCTTTGCGCATCGTGCCAAGATCATCATTGAAGGTCTCAAAGGCCAAGAGTTCTGCCCTTGTGACTAAGTGTGAGATTGGAGACAGTTTG GAAGAATTTCTTACAAAGTCGACATCGGATAAGGGGCTGATCAGGCTTATGATGTGCATGGGCGAAGCGCTAAGAACTATTGCATTCAAAGTGAGGACAGCTTCTTGTGGAGGAACAGCTTGTGTGAACTCTTTCGGAGACGAGCAGCTTGCAGTTGATTTGCTTGCTAACAAGCTTCTATTTGAG GCATTGCAATATTCACACTTCTGCAAGTACGCTTGCTCTGAGGAAGTTCCAGAGCTTCAAGACATGGGAGGACCAGTTGAAG GAGGTTTCAGTGTTGCATTTGATCCACTAGATGGTTCTAGCATAGTTGACACAAACTTCACTGTTGGGACAATCTTTGGAGTATGGCCCGGAGATAAGCTCACTGGAGTGACCGGAGGTGATCAAGTTGCTGCTGCAATGGGGATTTTTGGGCCCCGAACGACTTACGTTCTTGCTCTCAAGGACATCCCTGGAACACACGAATTCCTCCTACTCGATGAAG GAAAATGGCAACATGTTAAGGATACCACAACGATTGGAGAAGGAAAAATGTTTTCCCCTGGTAACTTGAGGGCTACTTCAGACAACACTGAGTATGCCAAG TTGATTGATTACTACGTCCGGGAGAAATACACGCTGCGATACACAGGAGGAATGGTGCCCGATGTTAATCAG ATCATTGTGAAAGAGAAAGGGATCTTCACAAATGTGGCATCTCCATCTGCCAAAGCCAAGCTGAGGCTTCTGTTTGAAGTTGCTCCTTTGGGATTCTTGATCGAAAAAGCAGGCGGTTACAGCAGCGATGGCAAGCAATCTGTGCTAGATAAGGTGATAAATAATCTAGACGAGCGGACGCAGGTGGCTTATGGGTCCAAGAATGAGATAATCCGGTTTGAAGAAATGCTCTATGGATCCTCAAGACTCAAGGCTGCTCAACCAGTTGGAGCTGCTGCTTGA
- the LOC105167083 gene encoding uncharacterized protein LOC105167083, translated as MVEKSKIRKKGSIGEEDISALLQRYSVKTVLTLLQEVANVAGEKIDWGAVVKNTATEISSARECQMLWRHLAYGQTLIDQFDNAPDPMDDDSDLEYELEAFPAITRETSVEAAACVKVLIASDYPIDSHLPNNLTIEAPLTINVPRFKTLTAASDCTLANVIQGTNISIPVSVQKQPLSSGSSGEKRPNNGTSGVNLPPRRKRRGWSTEDDVKLTAAVQKYGERNWADIARGDFENDRKASELSQRWANLRKKQGNLNVVTGSQLSEAQLAAAHRAMSLALDMPMGDNLKAARQMNSVGTKSQPQSQKASASPPDQQLGMAGPSKSQVPNKRPSMNPTTGLDSMIKAAAVAAGARIATATDASSIIEAARSQNVVHIITGGSSVMKSSTTSTSNQLPSNVHFIRNGLTKSPISTYCATPSSRPSEAQQAQGISIRPAEPAVQSNPVGSARVLNASSTPSIGVTKTAEVAVVSTSSSEMKELVQRDQNAGLANVYDSVQADQMSENQSAPLGSQSKEKVDIHQTSTSGNVLRGNTEENQPSTSLRNPISQTQDD; from the exons atgGTCGAGAAATCCAAGATTCGGAAGAAGGGTTCCATTGGTGAAGAAGACATCTCTGCTCTCTTGcaaag GTACTCGGTGAAGACAGTGCTGACATTACTGCAAGAGGTGGCGAACGTCGCTGGAGAGAAAATTGACTGGGGTGCGGTTGTGAAGAACACCGCAACTGAAATTTCCAGTGCGAGGGAGTGTCAGATGCTGTGGCGACATCTTGCATATGGCCAGACCCTAATCGATCAATTTGACAATGCTCCAGACCCTATG GATGATGATAGCGATTTAGAATATGAGCTTGAAGCTTTTCCTGCTATCACCCGGGAAACTTCAGTGGAGGCTGCAGCATGTGTTAAA GTATTAATTGCTTCTGATTATCCAATAGATTCCCATCTTCCAAACAACTTGACTATTGAAGCACCATTGACTATTAATGTACCAAGGTTCAAGACATTAACTGCAGCTTCGGATTGTACACTTGCTAATGTTATTCAGGGGACGAATATTAGCATTCCTGTTTCTGTACAAAAGCAACCACTATCTTCTGGGTCATCTGGTGAAAAAAGGCCTAATAATGGTACATCAGGAGTTAATTTGCCTCCtcgaagaaaaagaaggggtTGGTCTACAGAAGATGATGTGAAACTCACTGCTGCGGTGCAAAAATATGGAGAACGAAATTGGGCTGATATCGCAAGGGGAGATTTTGAGAATGATAGAAAAGCATCAGAGCTATCGCAG AGATGGGCGAATCTCAGGAAAAAACAGGGCAATTTAAATGTAGTAACTGGTTCACAACTTTCTGAAGCTCAACTCGCTGCTGCTCATCGGGCCATGTCCCTAGCCCTAGATATGCCAATGGGCGACAATTTGAAGGCAGCTCGTCAGATGAATTCTG TTGGCACAAAGTCTCAGCCTCAATCTCAAAAAGCTTCTGCATCACCACCAGATCAGCAGTTGGGAATGGCAGGGCCTTCAAAATCTCAGGTGCCGAACAAAAGACCGTCAATGAACCCTACTACTGGTCTGGATTCAATGATCAAAGCTGCTGCAGTTGCTGCAGGGGCCCGCATAGCTACCGCTACTGATGCTTCCTCAATAATTGAAGCTGCTCGTTCACAGAATGTTGTCCACATTATAACTGGAGGCAGTTCAGTGATGAAATCCTCAACTACAAGCACATCAAATCAACTGCCAAGCAATGTGCATTTTATTCGCAATGGCCTCACAAAGTCACCAATTTCCACTTATTGTGCTACTCCAAGCTCACGACCGTCTGAAGCTCAGCAAGCACAAGGTATATCTATAAGACCTGCAGAGCCGGCAGTACAGTCCAACCCAGTGGGTAGTGCCCGAGTCCTGAATGCATCATCTACTCCATCCATTGGAGTTACTAAAACTGCAGAAGTTGCTGTGGTTTCTACCTCATCAAGTGAGATGAAAGAGCTTGTCCAAAGAGACCAAAATGCTGGTCTAGCTAATGTATATGACTCTGTTCAGGCGGATCAAATGTCTGAAAATCAGTCAGCACCATTAGGCAGCCAATCAAAAGAGAAAGTTGATATACATCAGACTTCTACTTCAGGTAATGTATTGAGAGGAAACACTGAAGAAAATCAACCTTCTACTTCCTTACGGAATCCTATCAGTCAAACTCAGGATGATTGA